A single Natronorubrum sediminis DNA region contains:
- a CDS encoding IclR family transcriptional regulator, whose amino-acid sequence MIPEHTQDGPVRAIDRALSVLDVLREINGGTFTEIANQVDLPKSTLHNHLVTLERNHYIVKRDDEYHLGLQFLNFGEFVKRQRPGFEEAKPVVEELAESTGERVQFVAEEHGHSVYVHIAEGDRAVKSRTSVGQLGGAQLHATAAGKSILAFLSDDRRDAVLDYWGMSKITDNTIQDREQLLDDLEEIRERRYAINREEHIDGLYAVGVPVIGPDETVIGAISISGPTHRMRGERLNSKLPEVLLGASNELELNINFSESHSR is encoded by the coding sequence ATGATACCAGAACACACACAAGATGGCCCCGTTCGAGCGATCGATAGAGCGCTCAGTGTGCTCGACGTTCTCCGAGAGATAAACGGCGGGACCTTCACCGAAATCGCCAATCAAGTTGATTTACCGAAAAGCACGCTACACAATCACTTGGTTACTCTCGAGCGGAACCACTACATCGTCAAACGGGACGATGAATACCACCTCGGGTTACAATTTCTTAACTTCGGCGAGTTCGTCAAGCGCCAACGGCCCGGCTTCGAGGAAGCAAAGCCGGTCGTTGAAGAACTCGCCGAATCAACAGGCGAACGGGTACAGTTCGTCGCCGAAGAACACGGGCACTCGGTGTACGTTCATATCGCTGAGGGGGACAGAGCGGTCAAATCGCGCACGTCCGTCGGCCAACTCGGCGGCGCGCAACTCCACGCGACGGCTGCGGGGAAATCGATTTTGGCCTTTCTCTCCGACGACCGCCGCGATGCGGTTCTCGACTACTGGGGAATGTCGAAAATCACCGACAATACGATTCAGGATCGAGAACAGTTACTGGACGACCTCGAGGAAATCCGTGAACGTCGATATGCGATAAACAGGGAAGAACATATTGACGGACTTTACGCCGTTGGTGTACCCGTGATCGGACCGGACGAAACCGTTATCGGTGCGATCAGCATTTCAGGTCCGACTCACCGGATGCGAGGTGAGCGATTAAATTCCAAACTTCCGGAGGTTCTCCTGGGTGCGTCGAACGAACTCGAACTTAACATCAACTTTTCCGAGTCGCATTCGCGGTGA
- a CDS encoding zinc-binding dehydrogenase: MGTRPTGKLVYLSEPEQLEIKEYEVPEPEPGTVLTEIEQANVCGSELHIWRGHHPEVKDGVLGHEAVCRVSELGEGVATDYAGEPIERGDTIAPAYFLTCQRCPPCQEGQFNLCENAYTYWSKPPEEPPHFHGTFSTHYFVHPNQYFYKVPADVNPKVAAAANCALSQMLYGVDEVGVDWNDTVVIQGAGGLGLNTIAIARERGAKTIVVEGVDGRIERAREFGVDHVIDFREYETVEERAKRVRELTDGVGADVGVEVAGVPQAFAEGPHLLRQGGRYLEVGNVNPGIMSEFDTGTLTRKGIDITTAIRYQPWYLQTALEFLSKHGDDYPYEDLIDAEYDLLDAEEALAKSDTREITRAALHPHAD, encoded by the coding sequence ATGGGAACACGACCCACTGGAAAGCTCGTCTACCTATCGGAGCCCGAACAACTCGAGATTAAGGAATACGAGGTCCCGGAGCCGGAACCCGGGACAGTGCTGACTGAGATAGAGCAAGCGAACGTCTGTGGTTCGGAACTGCACATTTGGCGAGGCCACCACCCCGAAGTGAAAGACGGCGTGTTAGGTCACGAGGCGGTCTGTCGGGTTAGTGAACTCGGTGAGGGTGTGGCGACTGACTACGCGGGCGAGCCGATCGAGAGAGGCGACACGATCGCACCGGCGTATTTCCTCACCTGCCAGCGGTGTCCACCATGCCAAGAGGGTCAGTTTAACCTGTGTGAGAACGCGTACACCTACTGGTCGAAACCGCCGGAGGAACCCCCTCACTTCCACGGGACGTTCTCGACGCACTATTTTGTCCATCCGAATCAATACTTCTACAAGGTTCCCGCCGACGTGAACCCGAAAGTCGCAGCTGCGGCGAACTGTGCGCTCTCACAAATGCTCTACGGAGTAGACGAGGTTGGCGTCGACTGGAACGATACGGTCGTGATCCAAGGAGCTGGCGGCCTCGGACTCAACACGATCGCCATCGCGCGCGAACGCGGCGCAAAAACCATCGTCGTCGAAGGCGTCGACGGTCGGATAGAACGGGCGAGGGAGTTCGGCGTCGATCACGTGATCGATTTCCGCGAGTACGAAACCGTCGAGGAGCGCGCAAAGCGGGTCCGAGAATTGACCGACGGCGTCGGCGCGGACGTCGGTGTCGAGGTCGCAGGCGTCCCCCAGGCGTTCGCTGAAGGTCCTCACCTGCTGCGCCAGGGTGGACGCTATCTCGAAGTCGGAAACGTCAATCCTGGCATCATGTCCGAGTTCGACACCGGCACGTTGACCCGCAAGGGAATCGATATAACGACGGCAATTCGCTACCAGCCGTGGTACCTCCAGACGGCGCTCGAATTCTTGTCCAAACACGGCGACGACTACCCCTACGAGGATTTGATCGACGCTGAGTACGATCTTCTCGACGCCGAGGAGGCGCTGGCCAAGTCTGACACTCGCGAGATTACTCGAGCGGCGCTGCATCCCCACGCAGACTGA